A single genomic interval of Tsukamurella paurometabola harbors:
- a CDS encoding SCO6745 family protein: MSETAALARRAYETVEPFHVVAYFNPGIRDACRDLGIDQHAFYVGARAAPMGEANAAVVTAAFYNFSPTVIENGWTQALRTGLAEIDDRRYAMLAEQYGTILAGIDPAEIEALAHGFGAVVDGLPLAGRALASAWAASPVPDAPALALWRHISVLREWRGDNHLAELIGHGLTGLEAGVFHEADLPDPTVRRRVMGRRFFRITRGWSEEQWGEAVARLTARGLVEGEPEEHRLTPEGMALYDEIEAGTDAVSGAAFDDAAAGLLDRMRPLSKAVIDAGILPGSKKQ, from the coding sequence ATGTCGGAGACCGCCGCCCTCGCCCGTCGCGCCTACGAGACCGTCGAACCCTTCCACGTCGTCGCGTACTTCAACCCCGGCATCCGGGACGCCTGCCGCGACCTCGGGATCGACCAGCACGCGTTCTACGTCGGCGCCCGCGCCGCGCCGATGGGCGAGGCCAACGCCGCCGTGGTCACTGCGGCGTTCTACAACTTCTCGCCCACCGTCATCGAGAACGGCTGGACGCAGGCGCTCCGGACGGGGCTCGCCGAGATCGACGACCGCCGCTACGCCATGCTCGCCGAGCAGTACGGCACCATCCTCGCCGGCATCGACCCCGCCGAGATCGAGGCACTCGCGCACGGCTTCGGCGCCGTCGTCGACGGCCTGCCCCTCGCGGGTCGTGCGCTGGCCTCCGCGTGGGCCGCGTCGCCCGTACCCGACGCGCCCGCCCTCGCGCTGTGGCGGCACATCTCCGTGCTGCGCGAATGGCGCGGCGACAATCACCTCGCCGAGCTCATCGGCCACGGCCTCACGGGCCTCGAAGCGGGCGTCTTCCACGAGGCGGACCTCCCGGACCCGACGGTCCGCCGCCGCGTCATGGGCCGCCGCTTCTTCCGCATCACGCGGGGCTGGAGCGAGGAGCAGTGGGGCGAGGCCGTCGCCCGGCTCACCGCGCGCGGCCTCGTCGAGGGCGAACCGGAGGAGCACCGTCTGACGCCCGAGGGCATGGCCCTCTACGACGAGATCGAGGCCGGCACCGACGCCGTGAGCGGCGCCGCGTTCGACGACGCCGCGGCGGGTCTCCTCGACCGGATGCGCCCGCTGAGCAAGGCCGTGATCGACGCGGGCATCCTGCCCGGGTCCAAGAAGCAGTAG
- a CDS encoding SRPBCC domain-containing protein: MSELNDLSFTVSGYVARPTAQVYEAVADPEQLSKYFTTGGARGRLEPNTEVTWDFADFPGAFPVQVIEATPHSKIVIRWEAENAVAGDGHTTTTFEFAPVDDDTRTLVTITESAWTPTEDGAKGAFGNCMGWTGMLAAMKAWVEHGINLREGFYK, translated from the coding sequence ATGTCCGAACTCAACGATCTCTCCTTCACCGTCTCCGGTTACGTGGCGCGCCCCACCGCGCAGGTCTACGAGGCCGTCGCCGACCCGGAGCAGCTGTCCAAGTACTTCACCACCGGCGGCGCGCGCGGCCGGCTGGAGCCGAACACCGAGGTCACCTGGGACTTCGCCGATTTCCCCGGCGCCTTCCCGGTGCAGGTGATCGAGGCGACGCCGCACTCGAAGATCGTGATCCGCTGGGAGGCGGAGAACGCCGTCGCCGGCGACGGCCACACCACCACGACCTTCGAGTTCGCCCCCGTCGACGACGACACCCGCACCCTCGTCACGATCACGGAGTCGGCGTGGACCCCGACCGAGGACGGCGCCAAGGGCGCCTTCGGCAACTGCATGGGCTGGACCGGCATGCTCGCCGCCATGAAGGCGTGGGTCGAGCACGGCATCAACCTGCGGGAGGGCTTCTACAAGTAG
- a CDS encoding ArsR/SmtB family transcription factor, giving the protein MSSGGRKSDRKDAPASTAEDADDAVFKALANATRRRMLDVLKESPRTTGDLCAQFPDLDRTTVLQHLRVLERAELVIGRKVGRERHLTLAPVPIKRIHDRWIGEYARAAVTLLDDLTRD; this is encoded by the coding sequence ATGTCTTCGGGAGGCCGCAAGAGCGATCGCAAGGACGCACCCGCTTCCACGGCGGAGGATGCGGATGACGCGGTGTTCAAGGCGCTCGCCAACGCCACGCGCCGGCGCATGCTGGACGTGCTCAAGGAGTCGCCGCGCACCACCGGCGACCTGTGCGCGCAGTTCCCCGACCTCGACCGCACCACCGTGCTGCAACACCTGCGGGTCCTCGAACGCGCGGAGCTGGTGATCGGCCGCAAGGTCGGCCGCGAGCGTCACCTCACGCTGGCACCCGTCCCCATCAAACGCATCCACGACCGCTGGATCGGCGAGTACGCCCGCGCCGCCGTCACCCTCCTCGACGACCTCACCCGCGACTGA
- a CDS encoding class II aldolase/adducin family protein: MPENADLPLPPMGLSVEEEREQRKRDLAVAFRVFGRLGFSEGVAGHITARDPEDPGLFWVNPFGMSFNQIRVSDLICVDHNGVVVHGRRPVNRAAFVIHAQVHDARADAVAAAHAHSVHGKSFSSLGIPLAPLTQDACAFYEDHGVYDDYAGVVNETVEGKRVAAAIGDYKAAILKNHGLITVGGSVSSAAWWFVTMERSCQAQLLAMAAGKPHEIDPATARLTHSQVGSDVAGWFQFRPLWEQTVAASPDVFD; the protein is encoded by the coding sequence ATGCCCGAGAACGCCGACCTGCCACTGCCGCCCATGGGATTGTCGGTGGAGGAGGAGCGCGAGCAGCGCAAGCGCGACCTCGCCGTGGCCTTCCGCGTCTTCGGGCGGCTCGGCTTCTCCGAGGGCGTCGCCGGGCACATCACCGCCCGCGACCCGGAGGATCCGGGCCTGTTCTGGGTGAACCCGTTCGGCATGAGCTTCAACCAGATCCGCGTCTCCGACCTGATCTGTGTGGATCACAACGGTGTCGTCGTGCACGGGCGGCGGCCGGTGAACCGGGCCGCGTTCGTCATTCACGCGCAGGTGCACGACGCGCGAGCCGACGCCGTGGCCGCGGCGCACGCGCACTCGGTGCACGGCAAGTCCTTCTCGTCGCTGGGCATCCCGCTGGCACCGCTCACGCAGGACGCCTGCGCCTTCTACGAGGACCACGGCGTCTACGACGACTACGCGGGCGTGGTCAACGAGACCGTCGAGGGCAAGCGGGTCGCCGCGGCGATCGGCGACTACAAGGCCGCGATCCTCAAGAATCATGGGCTCATCACCGTCGGCGGCTCGGTGTCGTCCGCGGCCTGGTGGTTCGTGACGATGGAGCGCTCCTGCCAGGCCCAGCTGCTCGCCATGGCCGCCGGGAAGCCGCACGAGATCGATCCCGCGACCGCGCGGCTGACCCACTCGCAGGTCGGCAGCGACGTCGCCGGGTGGTTCCAGTTCCGTCCGCTGTGGGAGCAGACCGTCGCCGCCTCGCCCGACGTTTTCGATTGA
- the purH gene encoding bifunctional phosphoribosylaminoimidazolecarboxamide formyltransferase/IMP cyclohydrolase, whose protein sequence is MSSNIPIKRALISVYDKSGLVELATGLAQAGVEIVSTGSTARTIADAGVAVTRVEDVTGFPECLDGRVKTLHPKIHAGILADTRVPEHLAQLRELDVKKFELVVVNLYPFTDTVASGASEDECIEQIDIGGPSMVRAAAKNHPSVTVVVSPDDYGDVIDNARLGFSLEQRKAFAAKAFRHTADYDVAVASYMTNVVAPEPEQTFPSWMGGTWTREAVLRYGENPHQGAALYVGGEKSGLAQAQQLHGKEMSYNNYTDGDAAWRAAHDFNEPAVAIIKHANPCGIAIGKDVAQAHRKAHACDPVSAYGGVIAANREVSLEMAEQVSEIFTEVIIAPAYADGALAVLQRKKNIRVLLAEPPVLSTEIKQITGGLLVQQSDAIDAGGDDPAEWTLAAGDPADEATLADLEFAWRACRAVKSNAILLASRGASVGVGMGQVNRVDSAQLAVTRAGDRVLGSVAASDAFFPFPDGPQILIDAGVKAIVQPGGSIRDKEVVEAAAEAGVTMYFTGTRHFFH, encoded by the coding sequence ATGAGCAGCAACATCCCGATCAAACGCGCGCTCATCAGCGTGTACGACAAGTCGGGCCTGGTGGAGCTGGCCACCGGCCTGGCCCAGGCGGGCGTCGAGATCGTCTCGACCGGCTCGACCGCGCGCACCATCGCCGACGCCGGCGTCGCCGTCACCCGCGTCGAGGACGTCACCGGCTTCCCGGAGTGCCTCGACGGTCGCGTCAAGACCCTGCACCCCAAGATCCACGCCGGCATCCTCGCCGACACCCGCGTGCCCGAGCACCTCGCGCAGCTGCGGGAGCTGGACGTGAAGAAGTTCGAGCTCGTCGTGGTGAACCTCTACCCGTTCACCGACACCGTGGCCTCCGGCGCCTCCGAGGACGAGTGCATCGAGCAGATCGACATCGGCGGGCCGTCCATGGTGCGCGCCGCCGCCAAGAACCACCCGTCGGTGACCGTCGTGGTCTCGCCCGACGACTACGGCGACGTGATCGACAACGCCCGCCTCGGATTCTCGCTGGAGCAGCGCAAGGCGTTCGCCGCGAAGGCCTTCCGGCACACCGCCGACTACGACGTGGCCGTCGCCTCGTACATGACCAACGTCGTGGCCCCCGAGCCCGAGCAGACGTTCCCGTCGTGGATGGGCGGCACCTGGACCCGTGAGGCCGTGCTCCGCTACGGCGAGAACCCGCACCAGGGTGCGGCCCTGTACGTGGGCGGCGAGAAGTCCGGGCTGGCGCAGGCGCAGCAGCTGCACGGCAAGGAGATGAGCTACAACAACTACACCGACGGCGACGCCGCGTGGCGCGCCGCCCACGACTTCAACGAGCCGGCCGTCGCGATCATCAAGCACGCCAACCCGTGCGGCATCGCGATCGGCAAGGACGTCGCGCAGGCCCACCGCAAGGCTCACGCCTGCGATCCGGTCTCCGCCTACGGCGGCGTGATCGCCGCCAATCGCGAGGTCAGCCTGGAGATGGCCGAGCAGGTCTCGGAGATCTTCACCGAGGTGATCATCGCCCCCGCGTACGCCGACGGTGCGCTGGCGGTGCTGCAGCGCAAGAAGAACATCCGCGTGCTGCTGGCCGAGCCGCCGGTGCTGAGCACCGAGATCAAGCAGATCACCGGCGGCCTGCTCGTGCAGCAGTCCGACGCGATCGACGCCGGCGGGGACGACCCCGCCGAGTGGACGCTGGCCGCGGGCGACCCGGCCGATGAGGCCACCCTCGCCGACCTCGAGTTCGCCTGGCGCGCCTGCCGTGCCGTGAAGTCGAACGCGATCCTGCTGGCCTCCCGCGGCGCCTCCGTGGGCGTGGGCATGGGGCAGGTCAACCGGGTCGATTCGGCGCAACTCGCCGTGACCCGCGCGGGTGACCGTGTGCTGGGCTCGGTCGCCGCGTCCGACGCCTTCTTCCCGTTCCCCGACGGCCCGCAGATCCTGATCGACGCGGGCGTCAAGGCCATCGTGCAGCCCGGCGGCTCCATCCGCGACAAGGAGGTCGTCGAGGCGGCCGCCGAGGCCGGCGTGACGATGTACTTCACCGGGACTCGGCACTTCTTCCACTGA
- the purN gene encoding phosphoribosylglycinamide formyltransferase, which translates to MECILTTPSPTVVPPCAPARIVVLASGTGSLLEALLAAAAEPTYPGSVVGVVADRSCRALEIAAGAGVESAEVPVRAYEDRAAWDEALTAAVAELEPHLVVAAGFMKILGPAFLAAFGGRVINAHPALLPAFPGAHAVPAALEHGVKLTGSTVHLVDAGLDTGPILAQEAVAVQPGDTEETLHERIKVVERRLLTEVVAAVARQGYSTDGRKVTIP; encoded by the coding sequence ATGGAGTGCATCCTGACCACGCCCAGCCCCACGGTCGTGCCGCCGTGCGCGCCCGCCCGGATCGTCGTGCTGGCGTCCGGCACCGGTTCGCTGCTCGAGGCGCTGCTCGCTGCGGCGGCGGAACCAACCTACCCCGGGTCGGTGGTCGGCGTCGTCGCGGACCGGAGCTGCCGCGCGCTGGAGATCGCCGCGGGCGCCGGCGTCGAGTCGGCCGAGGTTCCCGTCCGGGCCTACGAGGACCGTGCCGCCTGGGACGAGGCGCTCACCGCCGCCGTCGCGGAGCTGGAGCCGCACCTCGTGGTCGCGGCCGGCTTCATGAAGATCCTCGGCCCCGCGTTCCTCGCCGCGTTCGGCGGCCGCGTCATCAACGCGCACCCCGCGCTGCTGCCCGCCTTCCCGGGCGCCCACGCCGTTCCCGCCGCCCTCGAGCACGGAGTCAAGCTCACCGGCTCCACCGTGCACCTCGTGGACGCGGGGCTCGACACCGGACCGATCCTCGCGCAGGAGGCGGTCGCGGTGCAGCCGGGGGACACCGAGGAGACCCTGCACGAACGGATCAAGGTCGTTGAGCGCCGACTTCTGACAGAGGTCGTCGCCGCAGTCGCCCGCCAGGGCTACAGCACGGATGGACGAAAGGTCACCATTCCATGA
- a CDS encoding DUF6350 family protein, translated as MIDSARAAGPGPSETRPLFVMAFGPSLVTLATTLVVGLGVLLTTSTGLGAIVPTVAGLWLAVHQVPVTISDITLGVLPLIPTVALVLGVARAARRAGGEGRALADLRSVLLCAIAGPALFTAIALAVVNDAAGRYTIGTPPPLTAFVATVAVHLGAALLGLAPAYWRDAARFLRIPGWVDDCARLAGRALLTFGAAGLVIVVVRLVIRWETVFELVRSGNDGVGMVSLVVLSLLYLPNAVIAAAALPLGATVDLGPISLSVFSAVPGRAPGVPILAVLPQGPSPWYLLLLLAVPAVVAVQVGRRCAARSLDLGPTVTAVAATAVLTATGFAAAAFVAGGELGGFGYAGADLLQVFGFTLGWVGLVGVLAALVLQQAGESRAVRAARRAAEEAPSGYTTYADEADVIDDGVTVEIEPADREAHDDQRATEDEAADTGDFDALADQPTEEVRPASRQAVGPAASKRERDIADIEELDSYTFGQ; from the coding sequence ATGATCGACTCAGCGCGCGCCGCCGGGCCGGGCCCGAGCGAGACCCGGCCGCTGTTCGTGATGGCCTTCGGGCCGTCGCTCGTGACCCTCGCGACCACCCTGGTGGTGGGGCTGGGGGTCCTGCTCACCACGTCGACGGGGCTGGGGGCGATCGTCCCGACCGTCGCCGGGCTGTGGCTGGCCGTGCACCAGGTGCCGGTCACCATCAGTGACATCACCCTCGGCGTGCTGCCCCTGATCCCGACCGTCGCCCTGGTTCTCGGCGTCGCCCGGGCCGCGCGGCGCGCCGGCGGCGAGGGCCGCGCGCTCGCCGATCTGCGCTCCGTCCTGCTGTGCGCCATCGCCGGCCCCGCCCTGTTCACCGCCATCGCGCTGGCCGTCGTCAACGACGCCGCCGGGCGGTACACCATCGGCACGCCGCCGCCGCTCACCGCCTTCGTCGCCACCGTCGCGGTGCACTTGGGTGCGGCGCTCCTCGGCCTCGCGCCCGCCTACTGGCGCGACGCCGCCCGGTTCCTCCGCATCCCCGGCTGGGTGGACGACTGCGCCCGCCTCGCCGGCCGGGCGCTGCTCACCTTCGGCGCCGCGGGCCTCGTCATCGTCGTGGTCCGCCTCGTGATCCGCTGGGAGACCGTCTTCGAGCTGGTCCGCTCCGGCAACGACGGCGTCGGCATGGTCTCGCTGGTCGTGCTCTCGCTGCTGTACCTGCCCAACGCGGTGATCGCCGCCGCCGCGCTGCCGCTCGGCGCGACCGTGGACCTCGGCCCCATCTCCCTGAGCGTCTTCTCCGCCGTCCCGGGCCGCGCGCCGGGCGTACCGATCCTCGCGGTTCTGCCGCAGGGGCCGTCGCCCTGGTACCTGCTGCTTCTGCTCGCGGTGCCCGCCGTCGTGGCGGTCCAGGTGGGTCGACGGTGCGCCGCCCGCTCCCTCGACCTCGGGCCGACGGTGACCGCCGTCGCCGCGACCGCGGTGCTGACCGCGACGGGCTTCGCCGCCGCGGCGTTCGTGGCCGGCGGCGAGCTCGGCGGGTTCGGCTACGCCGGCGCCGACCTGTTGCAGGTCTTCGGCTTCACCCTCGGCTGGGTCGGCCTCGTCGGTGTGCTCGCGGCGCTGGTGCTGCAGCAGGCGGGCGAGTCCCGGGCCGTGCGCGCCGCGCGCCGGGCCGCCGAGGAGGCACCGTCGGGCTACACCACCTACGCCGACGAGGCGGACGTGATCGACGACGGCGTGACGGTGGAGATCGAGCCCGCGGACCGCGAGGCCCACGACGACCAGCGCGCAACCGAGGACGAGGCGGCCGACACCGGCGACTTCGATGCCCTCGCCGACCAGCCCACCGAGGAGGTGCGGCCGGCCTCGCGGCAGGCGGTCGGGCCCGCCGCCAGCAAGCGCGAGCGCGACATAGCAGACATCGAGGAACTCGACAGCTACACCTTCGGGCAGTAG
- a CDS encoding DUF5336 domain-containing protein: protein MTYSGGGYGQQPGQGGYGQPDYSQQGYGQQGFGQPGQHGGYGQPAQQGGYGQPAPQGQPAQQGYGQQPDYSQQGYGQQGFGQGYPQQGYGQQYGGYQQAPAAPSKPLDLALVLSIATAALGVITFLLGFLNFFERTVSAGSFSASASASGLESPTEPLLVLLLAAGIAAGLSLISKGSTGRTPAAALAVAGFLGFLVGIFSWENLAYGYWIALVFSLFTAAAAVVLVLVDAGIVKNPAAADTAPADAAATATPAAAEAQSAPSNPAAPSAAPVQQEQQAPQAQGQSQWPSYGGYQAPASSGYQAPSSTPSTPAAPSAGFPSGAPSNPGASASGDEVTTAFGQASTASTQAFGSPSTPQHGSHSSDDENKPQGQ, encoded by the coding sequence ATGACCTACTCAGGTGGAGGGTACGGGCAGCAGCCGGGCCAGGGGGGCTACGGGCAGCCGGACTACTCGCAGCAGGGCTACGGCCAGCAGGGCTTCGGTCAGCCGGGCCAGCATGGCGGCTACGGCCAGCCGGCTCAGCAGGGCGGCTACGGCCAGCCCGCGCCGCAGGGCCAGCCCGCGCAGCAGGGCTACGGCCAGCAGCCCGATTACTCCCAGCAGGGCTACGGTCAGCAGGGCTTCGGCCAGGGCTACCCGCAGCAGGGCTACGGCCAGCAGTACGGCGGCTACCAGCAGGCGCCGGCCGCACCGTCGAAGCCGCTCGACCTGGCGCTCGTGCTGTCCATCGCCACCGCCGCGCTGGGTGTCATCACTTTCCTCCTGGGCTTCCTCAACTTCTTCGAGCGGACGGTGTCGGCGGGGTCGTTCTCGGCCAGCGCGTCCGCATCCGGCCTCGAGAGCCCGACCGAGCCGCTCCTCGTGCTGCTCCTTGCAGCGGGCATCGCAGCGGGTCTCAGCCTGATCTCGAAGGGCTCGACCGGCCGTACGCCGGCCGCGGCACTCGCCGTCGCCGGCTTCCTCGGCTTCCTCGTCGGCATCTTCTCCTGGGAGAACCTGGCCTACGGCTACTGGATCGCGCTGGTCTTCTCGCTGTTCACCGCGGCCGCCGCGGTCGTGCTGGTGCTCGTCGACGCGGGCATCGTGAAGAACCCGGCCGCCGCGGACACCGCGCCCGCGGACGCCGCCGCGACCGCCACTCCGGCCGCCGCTGAGGCGCAGTCCGCGCCGTCGAACCCGGCCGCCCCGTCCGCGGCCCCGGTCCAGCAGGAGCAGCAGGCGCCGCAGGCGCAGGGCCAGTCGCAGTGGCCGTCCTACGGCGGCTACCAGGCTCCGGCCTCGTCGGGCTACCAGGCTCCGTCGTCGACCCCGTCGACCCCCGCAGCTCCGAGCGCGGGCTTCCCGTCGGGCGCACCGTCGAACCCCGGCGCCTCCGCCTCGGGCGACGAGGTGACCACCGCCTTCGGCCAGGCCTCCACGGCCAGCACGCAGGCCTTCGGCTCCCCGTCGACCCCGCAGCACGGCTCGCACTCGTCGGACGACGAGAACAAGCCGCAGGGCCAGTAG
- a CDS encoding LysR family transcriptional regulator, with protein MVDGAAQLRYVIAVSETLNFTRAAERCHVVQSALSHRIAALEKELGARLFDRTNRSVRLTRAGEAFLPHARAALAATERAADEVAATLGGVRGTVTVGMIPTFTAFDVVDVLRTYRAAYPDATVRLRSGPSEDLIEDVRTGTVDLALLGVPDGFSTAGVVARRLAVDHLVLVVPEAERVDGPLTLAATADRPFADYPAGGAGRAESDQAFERAGVRRTVAFEVDRSETMLELIAAGLCVGTAARETVPDGAGLAVVPLVDGPTRSQLLVHSMLLSPAARALLTVVDQHTR; from the coding sequence ATGGTCGATGGAGCTGCGCAGCTGCGGTACGTGATCGCGGTGTCCGAGACGCTGAACTTCACCCGCGCCGCCGAACGATGCCACGTCGTGCAGTCCGCGCTCAGCCATCGCATCGCAGCGCTCGAGAAGGAACTCGGCGCGCGCCTGTTCGATCGCACCAACCGCTCCGTCCGGCTCACGAGGGCCGGCGAGGCCTTCCTCCCGCACGCCCGGGCCGCACTCGCCGCCACCGAGCGCGCCGCCGACGAGGTCGCCGCGACCCTCGGCGGGGTCCGCGGCACCGTGACCGTCGGGATGATCCCCACGTTCACCGCCTTCGACGTGGTCGACGTCCTGCGCACGTACCGCGCCGCCTATCCCGACGCCACGGTCCGGCTGCGCAGCGGCCCCAGCGAGGACCTCATCGAGGACGTGCGTACCGGCACAGTCGACCTGGCCCTTCTCGGCGTGCCCGACGGCTTCTCCACCGCCGGCGTCGTCGCCCGACGGCTCGCCGTCGACCACCTCGTGCTCGTCGTCCCCGAGGCCGAGCGGGTCGACGGTCCGCTCACCCTCGCCGCGACCGCCGATCGCCCGTTCGCCGACTACCCCGCCGGCGGCGCCGGCCGCGCCGAATCCGACCAGGCCTTCGAGCGCGCGGGCGTCCGGCGCACCGTCGCCTTCGAGGTGGACCGCTCCGAGACCATGCTCGAACTCATCGCCGCCGGGCTGTGCGTCGGGACGGCCGCGCGGGAGACGGTGCCCGACGGTGCCGGGCTCGCCGTGGTCCCCCTCGTCGACGGCCCCACCCGCTCCCAGCTGCTGGTGCACTCCATGCTGCTGAGCCCCGCGGCCCGGGCGCTGCTGACCGTCGTGGACCAGCACACTCGATGA
- a CDS encoding MFS transporter, which yields MTTTTTPHTAAAAPGLLRLMALATGLSVAGNYLAHPILGLLQDRLGMSETAAGMLVTAAQAGYAVGLLLLVPMADAVRRRPLALALLLVTAAALVLAGAAPSGGVLLAAATVAAITSVGAQVIVPYAAELAGPEHQARAVGIVMSGLVLGTVVSRFLSGVLSDLAGWRAPYLVLAALLVAVAAALSRALPRHDPGRPGLTPAGYRALLVSMAGLVRELPVLRLRAVLIGLALGSFMVQGAAVTFLLAGPRYGWTPASIGAIGLLGAVGALSGPTIGKFVDRGHGAVLTAGGLGLQAAAWLLMIPAGGGIGLPALIVGLALMGIGQQAALNSSQAVVFSLRPEARGRINAVFMGTFFLGGTLGSAATAALWPLAGWTGACLLGAGLAAAALVLYLAFRRVGVAAAPADVCA from the coding sequence ATGACCACCACGACCACGCCGCACACCGCCGCGGCCGCGCCCGGCCTGCTCCGCCTCATGGCCCTCGCGACGGGGCTGTCGGTGGCCGGGAACTACCTGGCGCATCCGATCCTGGGCCTGCTGCAGGACCGGCTCGGGATGTCCGAGACCGCGGCCGGGATGCTGGTCACCGCCGCGCAGGCGGGGTACGCGGTCGGCCTGCTCCTGCTGGTGCCGATGGCCGACGCGGTGCGGCGCCGCCCGCTGGCGCTGGCGTTGCTGCTCGTCACGGCGGCAGCGCTGGTGCTCGCGGGCGCCGCTCCGTCGGGCGGGGTGCTGCTGGCCGCGGCGACCGTCGCCGCGATCACGTCGGTCGGTGCCCAGGTGATCGTGCCGTACGCGGCGGAGTTGGCGGGACCGGAGCATCAGGCCCGCGCGGTCGGCATCGTGATGAGCGGTTTGGTGCTGGGCACCGTCGTGAGCCGGTTCCTGTCCGGCGTGCTGTCCGACCTCGCCGGCTGGCGCGCCCCGTACCTCGTCCTCGCGGCGCTCCTGGTCGCCGTCGCCGCGGCCCTGTCCCGCGCGCTCCCCCGGCACGATCCGGGCCGGCCGGGCCTGACCCCGGCGGGCTACCGCGCGCTGCTGGTCTCGATGGCCGGGCTCGTGCGCGAACTACCGGTGTTGCGCCTGCGCGCGGTGCTGATCGGCCTCGCGCTCGGTTCGTTCATGGTGCAGGGCGCCGCCGTGACCTTCCTGCTGGCCGGCCCGCGCTACGGGTGGACGCCCGCGTCGATCGGCGCGATCGGGCTCCTCGGTGCGGTCGGCGCACTCTCGGGCCCGACGATCGGGAAGTTCGTCGACCGCGGCCACGGCGCCGTGCTCACCGCGGGCGGACTGGGCCTGCAGGCCGCGGCGTGGCTGCTCATGATCCCGGCCGGCGGCGGGATCGGCCTGCCCGCGCTGATCGTGGGGCTGGCGCTCATGGGCATCGGCCAGCAGGCGGCTCTGAACTCGTCGCAGGCGGTGGTCTTCTCGCTGCGGCCGGAGGCGCGCGGACGGATCAACGCGGTCTTCATGGGCACGTTCTTCCTCGGCGGCACACTGGGTTCCGCGGCGACCGCCGCGCTGTGGCCGCTCGCCGGTTGGACCGGCGCGTGCCTGTTGGGCGCGGGCCTCGCCGCCGCGGCGCTGGTCCTGTACCTCGCCTTCCGCCGGGTCGGGGTAGCGGCGGCACCCGCTGACGTGTGCGCCTGA
- the sucD gene encoding succinate--CoA ligase subunit alpha, whose protein sequence is MAIFLTKDNKVIVQGITGGEGTKHTALMLKAGTNVVGGVNARKAGTTVKHVDKDGNDIELPVFGSVAEAMEKTGADTSIAFVPPAFSKDAIVEAIDAEIPLLVVITEGIPVQDSAYAWAYNVEKGNKTRIIGPNCPGIITPGEALVGITPANITGTGPVGLVSKSGTLTYQMMYELRDFGFSTAIGIGGDPVIGTTHIDAIEAFEKDPNTKLIVMIGEIGGDAEERAAAYIQANVTKPVVGYVAGFTAPEGKTMGHAGAIVSGSSGTAAAKKEALEAAGVKVGKTPSETAALAREILQSL, encoded by the coding sequence ATGGCTATCTTCCTGACCAAGGACAACAAGGTCATCGTCCAGGGCATCACCGGCGGCGAGGGCACCAAGCACACCGCGCTGATGCTCAAGGCCGGCACCAACGTCGTGGGCGGCGTGAACGCGCGCAAGGCGGGCACCACCGTCAAGCACGTCGACAAGGACGGCAACGACATCGAGCTCCCCGTCTTCGGCTCCGTCGCCGAGGCCATGGAGAAGACCGGCGCCGACACGTCGATCGCGTTCGTTCCGCCGGCGTTCTCCAAGGACGCCATCGTCGAGGCCATCGACGCCGAGATCCCGCTCCTGGTGGTCATCACCGAGGGCATCCCGGTGCAGGACTCGGCGTACGCCTGGGCCTACAACGTGGAGAAGGGCAACAAGACCCGCATCATCGGCCCGAACTGCCCCGGCATCATCACCCCGGGCGAGGCCCTCGTCGGCATCACCCCGGCCAACATCACCGGCACCGGCCCCGTCGGCCTCGTGTCGAAGTCGGGCACGCTGACCTACCAGATGATGTACGAGCTGCGCGATTTCGGCTTCTCCACCGCCATCGGCATCGGCGGCGACCCGGTGATCGGCACCACCCACATCGACGCCATCGAGGCGTTCGAGAAGGACCCGAACACCAAGCTCATCGTCATGATCGGCGAGATCGGCGGCGACGCCGAGGAGCGCGCCGCGGCGTACATCCAGGCCAACGTCACCAAGCCCGTCGTGGGCTACGTGGCCGGCTTCACCGCTCCCGAGGGCAAGACCATGGGCCACGCCGGCGCCATCGTCTCCGGCTCCTCGGGTACGGCCGCCGCGAAGAAGGAGGCCCTCGAGGCCGCCGGCGTCAAGGTGGGCAAGACCCCGTCCGAGACCGCCGCTCTCGCCCGCGAGATCCTGCAGTCGCTGTAA